The Methanolobus sp. WCC4 genome includes the window AAGACCTGCAGGTCCGGCACCTATGACAGCTACCGTCTTGCCTGTTGGTTCTGAACGTACCGGAGAGGTCACGCCCTTCTTCCTTTCATAGTCTGCACAGAAGCGCTCAAGCCTGCCGATAGCCACAGGTTCCCCCTTCTTTCCAAGAACACATTGCAGTTCACACTGCTCTTCCTGAGGACACACACGTCCGCAGACCGCAGGAAGCGTGTTGGTCAATTTGATGAGATCGATAGCGCCGTCAAGATCACTTTCCTTTATGCGGGAAATAAAACCAGGGATATCGATATTTACCGGGCAGCCTTCTACACATTTCGGGTTCTTGCATTCGATACACCTTGAAGCTTCGGCAAGTGCCTGCTCGTCGGTATAACCAAGAGCCACCTCATCGAAGTTCTGTGCTCTTACCTTAGGGTCCTGCAGTGGCATAGCCTGTCTGTCAGCCATCAGTTCTCCCCCTTGCAGGTACATTTGTGGTTATTATTGTGATTCTCAATACACTTTGATTCCTCGTCCCTGTAAAGAGCAAGACGACTCATCAAAAGATTGAAGTCCACTTTGTGGGCATCGAACTCAGGACCATCCACACAGGCGAACTTTGTCTCCCCACCTACGGACACCCTGCACCCACCACACATACCGGTACCATCGATCATTATAGGATTAAGACTTACAAGTGTTTCCACACCATAAGGCTCCAGCATACCTGCTGCAACCTTCATCAGAATAGGAGGACCTATAACAACTACCCTTGCGACCTTCTCGCCACTGTCAAGGATACCTTTCACCACATCAGTGACAAAACCATGGTGACCTTTGGAGCCATCATCTGTTGCAACATGAAGTTCATCTGAAGCTTCTCTCATCTCATCCTCGAGGATAAGGAGACTCTCGTTCCTTGCGCCGATAACTGAAATGACCTTGTTACCTGCCTCACGGTATGCCCTGACCTGAGGATAAACAGGGGCGATGCCTACTCCACCACCTACAAGGATGACGGTACCGAGCTCCCTGACGTCTGCAGGTGTTCCAAGTGGACCCACAAAGTCCTGAAGCTCATCTGATGATGACATCTTTGCAAGCTGTTTTGTAGTCTTGCCCATTTCCTGGAAAATGATTGTGACGGTACCTTCTGATGTGTCAAAATCAGCAATTGTCAGAGGTACCCTTTCACTGGTCTCGTCAATGCGTAATATGATGAACTGACCGGCCTTTGCGGCTGTTGCTACATCGGGTGCTTTGATCTTCATCAGGTGGACTGATGGTGCAATCTCTTTTTTTTCTACGATCTGGTATGACATGTGATCACATAATGTGTTAAATTAGAAATAATGGGAGTTTTGGGGATATGATTAAGTTAATAGTACTTAAGAATTGAGATGGAACGTAGTTTTAACATGGAGATTATCAAATTAGCTCATCTTTTTCTCCATTCTAATTTGACAAGCTTTTTCTCACACATAATTTGCAAATGAATTTGGATTTTTGACCTTGTTTTGCAAATTTGCAATCAGCATCAATTGATAAACAACAAAGTTCATGGTAACATAGAGTTCTCTGCTTCCTTTTCTGATTGATCTAACATCAAATTTGAGAATATGCTTCACATGCTTGTGAAACCTTTCACAATCTTGTCTTGTCCCTTTTTTCTTCTGGAATTCTGCATCCTCCATGTTCTGATTTCTTAGATACATTCCAACTTGCTTTGACCTTCCATGTTTGTAGAGGAACTTCAATTTTCTGTTAAGTGGAAAGTGGGGGTCTCCCCCACTTTTCCACATCTTGTT containing:
- a CDS encoding sulfide/dihydroorotate dehydrogenase-like FAD/NAD-binding protein produces the protein MSYQIVEKKEIAPSVHLMKIKAPDVATAAKAGQFIILRIDETSERVPLTIADFDTSEGTVTIIFQEMGKTTKQLAKMSSSDELQDFVGPLGTPADVRELGTVILVGGGVGIAPVYPQVRAYREAGNKVISVIGARNESLLILEDEMREASDELHVATDDGSKGHHGFVTDVVKGILDSGEKVARVVVIGPPILMKVAAGMLEPYGVETLVSLNPIMIDGTGMCGGCRVSVGGETKFACVDGPEFDAHKVDFNLLMSRLALYRDEESKCIENHNNNHKCTCKGEN